The proteins below come from a single Rosa rugosa chromosome 2, drRosRugo1.1, whole genome shotgun sequence genomic window:
- the LOC133731430 gene encoding probable LRR receptor-like serine/threonine-protein kinase At1g56130 → MITFVCCSWASDIELSGSIPDFIGNWSKLTSLDLIFNNLTGQIPDSLFNLSSLSILFLGNNKLNGALSESKSSSLLNVDLSYNNLVGSIPSWVNGTSLQLKLSRDNYGDYVIPRGSHQV, encoded by the exons ATGATTACATTTGTTTGTTGCAGTTGGGCATCAGACATTGAACTCTCTGGCAGTATACCTGACTTCATAGGAAATTGGTCAAAGCTTACTTCCTT GGACTTGATCTTCAACAATCTAACTGGACAAATACCAGACTCACTGTTTAATTTGAGTTCTCTTTCCATCCT GTTTCTTGGAAACAATAAGTTGAATGGCGCTCTCTCTGAATCGAAAAGCTCATCTCTTCTCAATGT AGATTTATCATACAATAATCTAGTTGGGAGCATTCCTTCTTGGGTCAACGGAACGAGTTTACAGCT GAAGCTGTCAAGGGACAATTATGGAGATTACGTGATCCCCAGGGGAAGCCACCAGGTGTAA